A genomic stretch from Nymphalis io chromosome 25, ilAglIoxx1.1, whole genome shotgun sequence includes:
- the LOC126778323 gene encoding uncharacterized protein LOC126778323 isoform X1 — protein MYYKRRINGLRALINVFILIMMVICGVKAKYRKPMINYPKDTLFWATDFFVKGCKNFIQNCPSSYKNQEICARSYNGEYRNFANYCEMQYENCNTWRNWRVFKRNRC, from the exons ATGTATTAC aaAAGACGAATAAATGGGCTGCGTG CTTTAataaacgtatttatattaataatgatggTAATATGTGGAGTGAAAGCGAAGTACAGAAAACCAATGATAAACTATCCAAAGGACACATTATTTTGGGCAACCGACTTTTTTGTTAAGGGTTGCAAGAATTTCATCCAGAATTGTCCATCTTCATACAA AAATCAAGAAATATGCGCGCGCAGTTACAACGGCGAATACAGAAATTTTGCAAACTATTGTGAAATGCaatatgaaaattgtaatacatGGAGAA attGGCGAGTTTTTAAGAGAAATCGAtgctaa
- the LOC126778323 gene encoding uncharacterized protein LOC126778323 isoform X2, producing the protein MSRRCALINVFILIMMVICGVKAKYRKPMINYPKDTLFWATDFFVKGCKNFIQNCPSSYKNQEICARSYNGEYRNFANYCEMQYENCNTWRNWRVFKRNRC; encoded by the exons ATGAGTAGGCGCTGTG CTTTAataaacgtatttatattaataatgatggTAATATGTGGAGTGAAAGCGAAGTACAGAAAACCAATGATAAACTATCCAAAGGACACATTATTTTGGGCAACCGACTTTTTTGTTAAGGGTTGCAAGAATTTCATCCAGAATTGTCCATCTTCATACAA AAATCAAGAAATATGCGCGCGCAGTTACAACGGCGAATACAGAAATTTTGCAAACTATTGTGAAATGCaatatgaaaattgtaatacatGGAGAA attGGCGAGTTTTTAAGAGAAATCGAtgctaa